One window of Candidatus Mycobacterium wuenschmannii genomic DNA carries:
- a CDS encoding TniQ family protein has protein sequence MTTISGVRRTFPLRVTPVAGEALDSWLEFIAYRHHTPPATILRYCGIQPQVFLHSWLVRPDTAQVERLAAVTGTQPDQLIAGTLHSYVGIETDGRARTARPRPSAWGWRASSRLCPHCLADSGGRWQIAWRLNWSFACLAHHRLLVESCPHCGGRLRWGTLLAREVPTPGRCARAYLDRVRQTAASCSADLTQASGLSLAAAHPAINAQRVIDTLLSRGPVGLPLYRDSQTTRGQILRDIKIIARWAIYNATTAELGRCGIDDLVRELGRANVHRWSNVAVNSSSVSVNPMAAEAAIGLIIATNIVSAPNRGAAARELARLMRSARTADRHCAIPGRAALTAPLRHVHATAHDSVTVDLAEATTAGPS, from the coding sequence GTGACGACTATTTCTGGAGTCAGAAGAACATTCCCGCTGCGCGTCACCCCCGTCGCCGGCGAAGCCCTCGACTCGTGGCTGGAGTTCATCGCCTACCGACATCACACCCCGCCCGCGACCATTCTGAGGTACTGCGGAATCCAGCCCCAGGTGTTCTTGCACTCCTGGCTGGTGCGCCCCGACACAGCCCAAGTTGAACGCCTGGCCGCGGTCACCGGCACACAGCCCGACCAGTTGATCGCCGGCACGCTGCACAGCTACGTCGGGATCGAAACTGACGGGCGTGCACGCACCGCACGCCCGCGGCCCAGCGCGTGGGGTTGGCGGGCATCCTCACGGCTGTGCCCGCACTGCCTTGCCGACAGCGGCGGGCGCTGGCAGATCGCATGGCGGCTGAACTGGTCTTTCGCGTGCCTCGCGCACCATCGCCTGCTGGTGGAGTCCTGCCCACACTGCGGTGGGCGTCTGCGCTGGGGGACATTGCTCGCCCGCGAGGTCCCCACCCCAGGCCGCTGTGCACGCGCCTACCTAGACCGCGTGCGACAAACGGCCGCCTCGTGCTCGGCTGACCTGACGCAGGCGAGCGGATTAAGCCTCGCCGCCGCGCATCCAGCGATCAACGCCCAACGAGTCATCGACACCCTGCTGTCACGAGGCCCGGTGGGCCTCCCGCTATATCGGGATAGCCAGACCACGAGGGGCCAGATCCTTCGCGACATCAAAATCATTGCCCGCTGGGCGATCTACAACGCCACCACCGCGGAGCTGGGACGCTGCGGGATAGACGACCTGGTCCGGGAGTTGGGCCGAGCAAACGTCCACCGCTGGTCGAACGTCGCTGTGAACTCGAGCTCAGTCTCGGTGAACCCCATGGCTGCAGAAGCCGCGATCGGCCTCATCATTGCCACCAACATCGTCAGTGCACCCAACCGTGGCGCGGCGGCGCGCGAATTAGCCCGACTGATGCGGTCCGCGCGTACAGCAGACCGGCACTGCGCGATACCAGGCCGCGCAGCACTGACTGCACCACTGCGTCATGTTCACGCCACCGCCCACGACAGCGTCACCGTCGACCTCGCCGAGGCGACGACTGCCGGCCCATCATGA
- a CDS encoding helix-turn-helix domain-containing protein, which produces MPPRPGKITAKRARLWERRRVAVGLRVRLLRYERGLTQEQLAAAAGMSRNSLLWLENGQRSLLFDRLYDLADALGVEIGDLLPTDSK; this is translated from the coding sequence GTGCCTCCACGCCCCGGAAAGATCACCGCTAAGCGTGCCCGGTTGTGGGAGCGGCGGCGCGTGGCGGTGGGGCTGCGGGTACGGCTGTTGCGCTATGAGCGTGGGTTGACCCAGGAACAGTTGGCGGCGGCAGCGGGCATGAGTCGCAACAGCCTGCTGTGGCTGGAAAACGGTCAGCGCAGCTTGCTCTTCGATCGCCTCTACGATCTAGCCGACGCGCTCGGTGTCGAGATCGGCGACCTGTTGCCGACTGACTCCAAGTAG